One part of the Alistipes onderdonkii genome encodes these proteins:
- a CDS encoding NADH:flavin oxidoreductase: MSSLFTPYKLGPVTLRNRTVRSAAFESMGRHFGPTEQLKEYHVSVARGGVGMTTLAYAAVCRSGLSFDKQLWLRPEIVPGLRGITDAVHREGAAAGIQIGHCGNMTHLTTAGQIPIGASTGFNLYAYTPVRGMRKDEIAQVARDFGKAVHTAHDAGFDSVEVHAGHGYLISQFLSPYTNHRKDEYGGTLENRMRFMRMCLTEVMEAAAKTGTAVLVKHNMYDGFRGGIEIPESIAIAREIERFGVDGIVLSGGFVSKAPMAVMRGLIPIYTMSYYSPLWLRYFIRWCGPFMIRQFPFEECYFLEDAKKFRAELKCPLVYVGGLVSREGIDKALDAGFELVQMARALVNDPAFVNKLREGDASTRSGCDHRNYCIARMYSVDMKCCKHCDGLPRRIQEELAKLP, translated from the coding sequence ATGTCATCACTGTTCACCCCTTATAAATTAGGCCCCGTGACACTGCGCAACCGCACGGTACGTTCGGCGGCGTTCGAGTCGATGGGGCGCCATTTCGGCCCCACGGAGCAGCTCAAGGAGTACCACGTTTCGGTGGCACGCGGCGGCGTGGGCATGACCACGCTGGCCTATGCCGCGGTATGCCGCAGCGGACTGTCGTTCGACAAGCAGTTGTGGCTGCGCCCAGAGATCGTGCCCGGGCTGCGCGGGATAACCGACGCCGTACACCGCGAAGGCGCGGCGGCCGGCATCCAGATCGGGCATTGCGGCAACATGACCCATTTGACGACCGCCGGGCAGATCCCGATCGGCGCGTCGACGGGGTTCAACCTCTATGCCTACACCCCCGTGCGGGGTATGCGCAAGGACGAGATCGCGCAGGTGGCACGGGATTTCGGGAAGGCCGTCCACACCGCGCACGACGCGGGGTTCGACTCGGTGGAGGTACATGCCGGGCACGGCTACCTGATCTCGCAGTTCCTCTCGCCCTACACCAACCACCGGAAAGACGAGTACGGCGGGACGTTGGAAAACAGAATGCGTTTCATGCGGATGTGCCTCACAGAAGTGATGGAGGCCGCGGCGAAAACGGGGACGGCCGTATTGGTGAAACACAACATGTACGACGGGTTCAGGGGCGGCATCGAGATTCCCGAAAGCATCGCCATAGCCCGCGAGATCGAACGCTTCGGCGTGGACGGCATCGTGCTTTCGGGCGGGTTCGTCTCCAAGGCCCCGATGGCCGTGATGCGGGGGCTGATCCCGATCTACACGATGAGCTACTACTCGCCCCTGTGGCTGCGCTATTTCATCCGCTGGTGCGGGCCCTTCATGATCCGGCAGTTCCCCTTCGAGGAGTGCTATTTCCTGGAAGACGCCAAGAAATTCCGCGCCGAGCTGAAATGCCCGCTGGTATATGTCGGCGGGCTGGTGAGCCGCGAAGGGATCGACAAGGCGCTGGACGCGGGGTTCGAACTGGTGCAGATGGCCCGGGCGCTGGTCAACGACCCGGCGTTCGTCAACAAGCTCCGCGAGGGCGACGCCTCGACCCGCAGCGGCTGCGACCACCGCAACTACTGCATCGCGCGGATGTACTCGGTGGACATGAAATGCTGCAAGCATTGCGACGGGCTGCCGCGCAGGATACAGGAAGAACTGGCCAAGCTGCCGTAA
- a CDS encoding HAD family hydrolase has translation MKNIKNVIFDLGGVLVDLDIDRCTAAFRQLGMNRVADLINPCYPAEMIGRLERGDLSFHEACDAMRKLDGRYDVTDAQIAGAYGAFLAGVPVWKLRQVERLRGAGIRTYVLSNNNPASMEVIRGEFTADGHTMDDYFDKVYLSYELRELKPSEAIFRKVIADSGIIPAQTLFIDDGQKNVEAAQALGFAVYMPAPGEDFGHLFEEITATK, from the coding sequence ATGAAAAATATTAAAAATGTAATTTTCGACCTCGGGGGCGTCCTCGTAGACCTCGACATAGACCGCTGCACAGCGGCATTCAGGCAGCTCGGCATGAACCGGGTCGCCGACCTGATAAACCCCTGCTATCCCGCCGAGATGATCGGACGGCTGGAACGGGGCGACCTGTCGTTCCACGAAGCATGCGACGCGATGCGGAAGCTCGACGGGCGGTACGACGTCACCGACGCCCAGATCGCAGGGGCATACGGCGCGTTCCTGGCGGGGGTTCCGGTCTGGAAACTGCGCCAGGTGGAACGGCTGCGCGGGGCAGGGATCCGCACCTACGTGTTGTCGAACAACAACCCGGCGTCGATGGAGGTCATCCGCGGCGAATTCACGGCCGACGGGCACACGATGGACGACTATTTCGACAAGGTATACCTCTCCTACGAACTGCGCGAGCTGAAACCCTCGGAGGCGATCTTCCGCAAGGTGATCGCCGACAGCGGCATCATCCCCGCACAAACGCTCTTCATCGACGACGGGCAGAAGAACGTCGAAGCGGCGCAGGCACTGGGATTCGCAGTATACATGCCCGCGCCGGGAGAGGATTTCGGACACCTGTTCGAAGAGATAACCGCAACGAAATAG
- a CDS encoding SDR family NAD(P)-dependent oxidoreductase, with protein sequence MEKRKRNSETAGAAAQGGTPAGYRNLGDKAGYREHAAETRDKVRTDEAGCREHAAETGHRERGDKAVTAPCEPAEVQGGTGGQHGRRLERGVVAPGSAWALVTGAGSGIGRCYALRLAALGYRLVIAGDNRAPLEAVAEEIRNARPAGRKAAEERPEAVEGPEAAKGLEITEGLEVTASANGSGAAGREPAAGIAQATGEPGAGTDGNGACAAGSTEQSVGSGKELDSAEGRGSRATEAVTPDVRVIAIDLARVGAAQELYDRMAAEGIGVDVVINNAGIFSFCDILATPAERIERIILLHDLTVTQLCRLFAADMVRRGVRGHILNMSSYSLWMPFPGLALYSASKAYMRSFSVAFAKEVRERGIRVTAVCPAGVATDLYGLTPYWQRIGCKLGVLITPDSCARRGLKALWRGRRCIVPDWWNRAWIPFCKVLPMWVLRPVRCFTMKFQK encoded by the coding sequence ATGGAGAAGCGTAAACGGAACAGCGAAACGGCCGGGGCCGCGGCACAAGGCGGGACGCCGGCCGGATACCGGAACCTCGGAGACAAGGCCGGGTACAGGGAACACGCGGCCGAGACCCGGGACAAGGTTCGCACGGATGAGGCCGGATGCAGGGAGCACGCGGCCGAGACCGGGCACAGGGAACGCGGGGATAAGGCCGTGACAGCCCCCTGCGAGCCCGCAGAGGTACAGGGCGGCACGGGCGGGCAGCACGGACGCCGCCTGGAACGCGGCGTAGTGGCGCCGGGCAGCGCATGGGCGCTGGTGACGGGCGCCGGGTCGGGCATCGGACGCTGCTACGCCCTGCGGCTGGCAGCGCTGGGCTACCGGCTGGTGATCGCGGGCGACAACCGCGCACCGCTCGAAGCCGTGGCGGAAGAGATACGGAATGCCCGGCCGGCCGGGCGAAAAGCAGCCGAGGAAAGACCGGAGGCCGTGGAAGGGCCGGAAGCCGCGAAAGGACTGGAAATTACGGAAGGACTGGAAGTTACGGCATCCGCAAACGGAAGCGGGGCGGCGGGGCGCGAACCGGCGGCGGGAATTGCCCAGGCTACGGGGGAACCCGGGGCCGGGACGGACGGGAACGGGGCGTGCGCAGCCGGCAGTACGGAACAAAGCGTCGGCAGCGGAAAGGAACTCGACAGCGCAGAGGGACGCGGCAGCAGGGCAACGGAGGCCGTGACGCCCGACGTGCGGGTGATTGCGATAGATCTGGCGCGGGTCGGGGCGGCACAGGAGCTGTACGACCGCATGGCAGCCGAGGGGATCGGGGTCGACGTGGTGATCAACAACGCCGGGATATTCTCGTTCTGCGACATCCTCGCCACGCCGGCGGAGCGCATCGAGCGCATCATCCTGCTGCACGACCTGACCGTCACGCAGCTATGCCGCCTCTTCGCCGCGGACATGGTACGCCGCGGCGTACGGGGGCACATCCTCAACATGTCGTCCTACTCGCTATGGATGCCGTTTCCGGGGCTGGCGCTATACAGCGCCTCGAAAGCCTACATGCGTTCGTTTTCTGTGGCATTCGCCAAAGAGGTGCGAGAACGGGGCATCCGCGTCACGGCGGTATGCCCGGCAGGCGTGGCGACAGACCTCTACGGGCTGACACCCTACTGGCAGCGCATCGGCTGCAAACTGGGCGTGCTCATCACCCCCGACAGTTGTGCGCGCAGGGGGCTGAAGGCGTTGTGGAGGGGCAGGCGGTGCATCGTACCCGACTGGTGGAACCGCGCCTGGATCCCCTTTTGCAAGGTATTGCCGATGTGGGTGCTGCGTCCGGTACGGTGTTTCACGATGAAGTTCCAGAAATAA
- a CDS encoding glutamate decarboxylase: MNQQRHTNEDTLTDIFGSEEMRSPAPTEFIPKGKTAPEIAYQLVKDETYPQTQPRLNLATFVTTYMDDYATRLMNEAININYIDETEYPRVAVMCGRCLNIVANMWNTPEKAEWKTGALGIGSSEACMLGGVAAWLRWRQRRKAAGKPFDKPNLVMSAGFQVVWEKFCQLWQIEMRTVPLTLDHITLDPKQALEMCDENTICIVPIAGVTWTGLDDDIEGLDKALDEYNAKTGYEIPIHVDAASGGFILPFLKPEKKWDFRLKWVLSISTSGHKYGLVYPGLGWVVWKDKKYLPDEMSFSVNYLGANITQVGLNFSRPAAQILGQYYNFIRLGFEGYKEIQQNSMDIAKYCHQQIGTMKCFKNYSEEVVNPLFIWMMDPVYDKKAKWTLFDLQAKLQQSGWMVPAYTMPKNIEDVVVMRIVVRQGMSRDMADMLMGDIRNAIAEFEQLEYPTTSRIKYENKEHQKGKVFTH; encoded by the coding sequence ATGAATCAGCAAAGACACACCAACGAAGACACGCTGACCGACATTTTCGGTTCGGAGGAAATGCGCAGTCCGGCACCCACGGAATTCATCCCCAAGGGCAAGACGGCTCCCGAGATCGCTTACCAGTTAGTCAAGGACGAGACCTATCCGCAGACACAACCGCGGCTGAACCTCGCCACGTTCGTAACGACCTACATGGACGATTACGCCACGCGGCTGATGAACGAGGCCATCAACATCAACTACATCGACGAAACGGAGTACCCGCGTGTCGCGGTGATGTGCGGCCGCTGCCTGAACATCGTCGCCAACATGTGGAACACCCCCGAGAAGGCCGAATGGAAGACCGGTGCGCTGGGCATCGGTTCGTCGGAGGCATGTATGCTGGGCGGCGTGGCCGCATGGCTCCGCTGGCGCCAGCGCCGCAAGGCCGCAGGCAAGCCCTTCGACAAACCGAACCTGGTGATGAGCGCCGGGTTCCAGGTCGTATGGGAGAAGTTCTGCCAGCTGTGGCAGATCGAAATGCGCACCGTGCCCCTGACGCTCGACCACATCACGCTCGACCCCAAGCAGGCGTTGGAGATGTGCGACGAAAACACGATCTGCATCGTGCCGATCGCAGGCGTCACGTGGACGGGCCTGGACGACGACATCGAGGGGCTGGACAAGGCGCTCGACGAGTACAACGCCAAGACCGGCTATGAAATCCCGATCCACGTCGACGCAGCGTCGGGCGGTTTCATCCTGCCGTTCCTCAAACCCGAGAAGAAGTGGGACTTCCGCCTCAAGTGGGTATTGTCGATCTCCACGTCGGGCCACAAGTACGGCCTGGTATATCCCGGCCTGGGATGGGTGGTATGGAAGGACAAGAAATACCTGCCCGACGAAATGTCGTTCTCGGTCAACTACCTGGGCGCCAACATCACGCAGGTCGGCCTCAACTTCTCGCGCCCCGCAGCGCAGATACTCGGCCAGTACTACAACTTCATCCGCCTGGGATTCGAGGGATACAAGGAGATCCAGCAGAACTCGATGGACATCGCCAAGTACTGCCACCAGCAGATCGGCACGATGAAATGTTTCAAGAACTATTCGGAGGAGGTCGTCAACCCGCTGTTCATCTGGATGATGGATCCCGTGTACGACAAGAAGGCCAAGTGGACGCTGTTCGACCTGCAGGCCAAACTGCAGCAAAGCGGCTGGATGGTTCCCGCCTATACGATGCCCAAGAACATCGAGGACGTGGTCGTAATGCGCATCGTGGTGCGCCAGGGCATGTCGCGCGACATGGCCGACATGCTGATGGGCGACATCCGCAATGCCATCGCCGAGTTCGAGCAGCTGGAGTACCCCACTACCTCGCGCATCAAGTACGAGAACAAGGAACACCAGAAAGGAAAAGTCTTTACGCACTAA
- a CDS encoding SPFH domain-containing protein, with product MENGNFVYKGWKCNGFLALVLILGGLALGVYAIVAGAQRIDAGLALGGGLVAAGVVWSLCMLICMAGFMLLEPNEARVMVFFGKYKGTFYETGYWWVNPFMSAKQISIRARNLNVDPIKVNDKTGNPILIGLVLVWKIKRDDIYKAVFEIDAPTTAGQTGVSATARMNILENFVGVQSDAALRQVAGCYSYDNNGVADDELTLRSNSEQINDQLEHTLNERLAMAGIEVVEARINYLAYAPEIAAVMLRRQQADAIISAREKIVEGAVSMVHMALDRLGNEHIVELDEERKAAMVSNLLVVLCADEAAQPVVNAGTLHH from the coding sequence ATGGAAAATGGAAATTTCGTTTACAAAGGCTGGAAATGCAATGGTTTCCTGGCATTGGTGCTGATCCTCGGCGGGTTGGCCCTGGGGGTTTACGCGATCGTCGCAGGCGCGCAGCGCATCGACGCCGGGCTGGCGCTCGGCGGCGGACTGGTGGCGGCGGGCGTCGTCTGGAGCCTTTGCATGCTGATCTGCATGGCGGGATTCATGCTGCTCGAACCCAACGAGGCGCGCGTGATGGTCTTTTTCGGTAAATACAAAGGTACCTTCTACGAAACGGGTTACTGGTGGGTCAACCCCTTCATGTCGGCCAAGCAGATCTCGATCCGCGCCCGCAACCTTAACGTCGATCCGATCAAGGTCAACGACAAGACGGGCAACCCGATCCTTATCGGGCTGGTACTGGTCTGGAAGATCAAGCGCGACGATATTTATAAGGCCGTTTTCGAGATCGACGCCCCGACTACGGCCGGGCAGACCGGCGTTTCGGCCACGGCGCGCATGAACATCCTCGAGAACTTCGTGGGCGTGCAGAGCGACGCCGCATTGCGCCAGGTGGCCGGTTGCTATTCCTATGATAACAATGGTGTTGCGGACGATGAGCTGACGCTCCGCTCGAACAGCGAGCAGATCAACGACCAGCTCGAACACACGCTCAACGAACGTCTGGCGATGGCCGGCATCGAGGTGGTCGAGGCCCGCATCAACTACCTGGCCTATGCGCCCGAAATCGCCGCCGTGATGCTGCGCCGCCAGCAGGCCGATGCCATCATCTCCGCCCGCGAGAAGATCGTCGAGGGCGCTGTATCGATGGTTCACATGGCGCTCGACCGCCTCGGCAACGAGCATATCGTCGAACTGGACGAAGAGCGCAAGGCGGCCATGGTGTCGAATTTGCTCGTAGTGCTCTGTGCCGACGAAGCCGCGCAGCCCGTGGTGAATGCCGGAACCCTGCACCATTGA
- a CDS encoding DUF1295 domain-containing protein, producing MAETFNIFLIVMAVLAAGVYVALHFFEAGYGYLFNPKYGPPVPNKVGWVMMESPVFIAMCVLWLMSGRTWEAGPLALFVLFQAHYLQRAFIFPLLLRGESKMPLGIVVMGMTFNTLNALMQGGWIFYVSPEGYYADWFAKPYIYVGGALFMAGMAVNLHSDHIIRNLRKPGDTRHYIPRGGMFRYVSSANYFGELLEWTGFAVASWSWAGAVFAWWTFANLAPRAASLYKRYAQEFGEEFTALKRKKIIPFIY from the coding sequence ATGGCAGAAACATTCAATATCTTCCTGATCGTCATGGCCGTGCTGGCCGCCGGGGTTTACGTCGCCCTGCACTTTTTCGAAGCCGGGTACGGCTATCTGTTCAACCCGAAATACGGCCCCCCGGTACCCAACAAGGTGGGCTGGGTCATGATGGAGTCGCCCGTGTTCATCGCAATGTGCGTGCTCTGGCTCATGTCCGGGCGGACATGGGAGGCCGGGCCGCTGGCGCTCTTCGTGCTGTTCCAGGCACACTACCTGCAGCGCGCCTTCATCTTCCCGCTGCTGCTGCGCGGAGAGTCGAAGATGCCGCTGGGGATCGTCGTGATGGGCATGACGTTCAACACGCTCAACGCGCTAATGCAGGGCGGGTGGATCTTCTACGTCTCGCCCGAAGGCTATTACGCCGACTGGTTCGCAAAGCCCTACATTTACGTCGGGGGAGCCCTGTTCATGGCGGGGATGGCCGTAAACCTCCATTCCGACCATATCATCCGCAACCTGCGCAAGCCGGGCGACACGCGCCACTACATTCCCCGCGGGGGGATGTTCCGATATGTCTCGTCGGCCAACTATTTCGGCGAACTGCTCGAATGGACGGGCTTCGCCGTGGCTTCGTGGTCGTGGGCCGGAGCGGTATTCGCCTGGTGGACGTTCGCCAACCTCGCACCCCGTGCGGCATCGCTCTACAAGCGTTACGCACAGGAGTTCGGGGAGGAATTCACGGCGCTGAAACGAAAAAAGATCATACCTTTCATCTATTAA